From Streptomyces yatensis, one genomic window encodes:
- a CDS encoding isochorismatase family protein, with translation MSATTLDLNTALVLVDLQKGIAGLPTVHPTAEVIERGARLAAAFRKRGLPVVLVRVVAGAPGRTEAQGGGGGGQFPADFADLVPELGREDGDIVVTKHTWGAFHGTDLDLQLRRRGVTQVVLGGIATSIGVESTARGAYAHGYHVTLATDAMTDMDAEAHRNSVEKIFPRLGETDSTDAIIGLLG, from the coding sequence ATGTCCGCCACCACGCTCGACCTGAACACCGCCCTGGTCCTCGTCGACCTCCAGAAGGGCATCGCCGGACTGCCCACCGTCCACCCCACCGCCGAGGTCATCGAGCGCGGGGCCCGGCTGGCCGCCGCGTTCCGCAAGCGCGGACTGCCGGTCGTCCTCGTCCGGGTCGTGGCCGGGGCGCCGGGCCGCACCGAGGCGCAGGGGGGTGGCGGGGGCGGGCAGTTCCCGGCCGACTTCGCCGACCTCGTGCCGGAACTCGGCCGCGAGGACGGCGACATCGTGGTCACCAAGCACACCTGGGGCGCCTTCCACGGCACCGACCTCGACCTCCAGCTGCGCCGCCGCGGGGTGACCCAGGTGGTGCTCGGCGGCATCGCCACCAGCATCGGTGTGGAGTCCACGGCCCGGGGCGCCTACGCGCACGGGTACCACGTGACCCTGGCGACGGACGCCATGACCGACATGGACGCCGAGGCGCACCGCAACAGCGTCGAGAAGATCTTCCCCCGGCTCGGGGAGACCGACTCCACCGACGCGATCATCGGCCTGCTCGGCTGA